In Bombus huntii isolate Logan2020A chromosome 3, iyBomHunt1.1, whole genome shotgun sequence, a single genomic region encodes these proteins:
- the LOC126864269 gene encoding GATOR complex protein WDR59 isoform X1 codes for MSKRWGSDYVVTEHRDLQANTMAVDATGNYVLLAGRRCFAIKYLDESADVLKKFQRQSKYEVGSAEWNPTSINCHLCAVSSNTRIEILSLTGTGNYDLQTTNSLKAHTRVVSDLNWHPKEPDIIASCSIDTFIHIWDIRDQRKPCLSLSAVAGSSQVRWNTLSPNMLATAHDGDIKIWDQRKGNSPMQYIAAHLTKIHGLDWCPFQQNQLATSSQDCTVKIFDISNPRRAESILTTNSPVWRARYTPFGEGLVTIVVPQLRRGENSLLLWNTTDLSAPIYTFVGHTDVVLEFQWRHQKLENSDFELITWSKDQCLRIYKIDPFLKKLCGHGIDDGSSIYTQYPEDNSLRTLQSVQQLQLNDAQTDHEMNCITTKVDEPILNSETDAYIESNKEISSPTQPKTLQQEFSLINMNIPNIEVNTMDAVERSCTVTASNKSYNVILKVNFPANYPYSAQPTFQFCHGTTIDNTTLAKLLKVLKQTAQQRVKKNRSCLEPCLRQLITTLEQTCKKDENESSHLGYDIQDNANFLNSSNMYTNYQDAYIPFPRTSGAKFCCVGILVCFGRASYTRRSSMKPECTTPRALSALGNGIGNGEHFMHMYPNSYVQSNDNIPISSFYFQDRKMNRGLHNTNRMTHRSCCKNYHFMVMIYDASSLFFVNKELAEKYVINITDIPAMCQYNANVAASLERPDLVQAWCLAALVISQPVSNIGQNSCQSPEIDAPWPLHPFGQNLIHSLIQHYANQSDIQMAGMLSCAFSYRLENPDVGQTRLSSKSINVSRLSTGKWWLKHRSGSVMVPQSMQPGGSPYHTIHLADTTLEGWNFQNLKQHRSNSWSDSLDDLKLIQDTFGDSVKNIRLLDEKYTALYDGYKKAYAEVLHRWRLLDARAQVLKHVSTTPLDTHKGVEFQSECQLCGKVSRGPQCISCKRLALECVICHISVRGPSNFCIFCGHGGHTQHLATWFTNQTLCPTGCGCYCLQESSALLKL; via the exons ATGTCAAAACGTTGGGGCAGCGACTATGTCGTTACGGAACACCGTGATTTACAG GCTAATACTATGGCCGTGGATGCAACGGGTAATTATGTATTACTTGCCGG acgCAGATGTTTCGCGATAAAATACCTTGACGAGAGTGCTgacgtattaaaaaaatttcaaagacAAAGTAAATATGAAGTTGGCTCTGCAGAATGGAACCCCACAAGTATAAATTGTCATCTATGCGCTGTATCG agCAATACGCGTATCGAAATACTGTCTCTTACTGGAACTGGTAATTATGACTTACAAACAACAAATAGTCTAAAAGCACATACAAGAGTTGTGAGTGACCTAAACTGGCATCCCAAAGAACCAGATATCATTGCTTCCTGTAGCATTGatacatttatacatatttggGACATAAGAGATCAAAGGAAGCCTTGTTTATCATTATCTGCAGTTG CTGGTTCTTCTCAAGTAAGATGGAACACTCTTTCTCCCAACATGTTGGCTACAGCTCATGATggagatattaaaatatgggatcaaagaaaaggaaatagtCCTATGCAGTACATAGCTGCTCATCTAACAAAA ATACATGGTTTAGATTGGTGTCCATTTCAACAAAATCAATTGGCAACATCTAGTCAAGATTGTACAGTGAAAATTTTTGATATCAGTAATCCACGAAGAGCTGAGAGCATTTTAACAACAAACTCACCCGTATGGAGAGCGAGATACACG CCATTTGGTGAAGGACTGGTAACAATAGTAGTACCGCAGTTACGACGAGGAGAGAATAGTTTGTTATTATGGAATACAACAGACCTCAGTGCTCCTATTTATACTTTTGTAGGACATACTGATGTTGTTCTTGAATTTCAATGGAGACATCAAAAATTGG AAAATAGTGATTTTGAATTAATTACTTGGTCAAAGGATCAATGTTTGAGgatatataaaattgatcCATTTTTAAAGAAA TTATGTGGACATGGGATAGATGATGGTTCATCTATTTATACTCAGTATCCTGAAGATAATAGTTTAA GAACATTACAATCCGTTCAACAGCTACAACTTAATGACGCTCAAACTGATCATGAAATGAATTGTATAACAACAAAAGTTGATGAACCTATATTGAATTCTGAAACAGATGCATATATTGAaagtaataaagaaatatcgtCTCCTACACAACCAAAAACTTTGCAACaagaattttctttaataaatatgaaCATACCAAACATAGAG GTCAATACCATGGATGCTGTGGAACGTAGTTGTACTGTAACAGCATCCAATAAAAGTTACAATGTgatattaaaagtaaatttccCTGCGAACTATCCATATAGTGCGCAACCTACATTCCAATTCTGTCATGGAACAACGATCGACAATACAACATTGGCAAAGTTGTTGAAAGTTTTAAAGCAAACTGCTCAGCAACGCGTTAAAAAAAACAGATCATGTTTAGAACCTTGTCTTAGACAATTAATTACAACATTGGAGCaa ACATGTAAAAAGGATGAGAATGAAAGTAGTCACTTAGGATACGACATTCAAGACAATGCGAATTTCTTAAACTCTTCTAACATGTATACAAATTATCAAGATGCCTACATACCCTTTCCTAGAACATCTGGTGCTAAATTTTGTTGCGTGg GTATACTCGTATGTTTTGGTCGTGCTTCATATACGAGAAGGTCGTCCATGAAACCAGAGTGTACAACACCCAGAGCACTTTCTGCATTAGGAAACGGAATAGGCAATGGAGAACATTTTATGCATATGTATCCAAATTCTTATGTACAGTCAAATGATAATATTCCTataagttctttttattttcaagatcga aaaatgaatcGGGGATTGCATAATACAAATAGAATGACTCATAGATCATGTTGTAAAAACTATCATTTTATGGTAATGATATATGATGCTTCTTCATTGTTTTTCGTCAACAAAGAACTAGCAGAAAAATATGT taTCAATATCACAGATATCCCAGCAATGTGTCAATACAATGCAAATGTAGCTGCATCATTGGAACGTCCTGATTTGGTTCAGGCATGGTGTTTAGCCGCTCTTGTAATATCACAACCAGTTTCAAATATAGGACAAAATTCTTGTCAGTCACCTGAGATTGATGCTCCATGGCCTTTACATCCTTTTGgtcaaaatttaattcattcCTT AATACAGCATTATGCCAATCAATCAGACATTCAAATGGCAGGTATGCTGAGTTGTGCATTTAGTTATCGTTTGGAAAATCCGGACGTTGGTCAGACACGGCTAAGTAGCAAGTCCATTAACGTTAGT AGGCTTTCTACAGGAAAATGGTGGTTAAAG CATCGGAGTGGAAGTGTCATGGTGCCACAAAGCATGCAG cCTGGTGGTTCTCCATATCATACGATTCATCTAGCCGATACCACATTAGAGGGATGGAACTTTCAAAATTTAAAGCAACATCGATCTAACTCGTGGTCCGATTCGCTTgacgatttaaaattaattcaagACACATTCGGGGATTCCGTGAAAAATATTAG GTTGctcgatgaaaaatatactGCTCTCTACGATGGTTATAAAAAAGCATATGCTGAAGTGCTACATAGGTGGCGGTTATTAGATGCACGTGCACAAGTATTGAAGCATGTAAGCACAACTCCGCTGGACACGCACAAAGGCGTCGAATTTCAGAGTGAATGTCAATTGTGTGGTAAAGTTAGCAGAGGACCTCAATGTATAAGTTGTAAACGATTAGCATTGGAATGTGTAATTTGTCATATCTCTGTTAGAG gtCCAAGCAACTTCTGTATATTTTGTGGACATGGGGGACACACGCAACATTTGGCAACGTGGTTCACTAACCAAACATTGTGCCCCACAGGCTGTGGATGTTATTGTTTGCAGGAAAGTTCTGCCCTCTTAAAGTTATAA
- the LOC126864269 gene encoding GATOR complex protein WDR59 isoform X4, which yields MKLALQNGTPQSNTRIEILSLTGTGNYDLQTTNSLKAHTRVVSDLNWHPKEPDIIASCSIDTFIHIWDIRDQRKPCLSLSAVAGSSQVRWNTLSPNMLATAHDGDIKIWDQRKGNSPMQYIAAHLTKIHGLDWCPFQQNQLATSSQDCTVKIFDISNPRRAESILTTNSPVWRARYTPFGEGLVTIVVPQLRRGENSLLLWNTTDLSAPIYTFVGHTDVVLEFQWRHQKLENSDFELITWSKDQCLRIYKIDPFLKKLCGHGIDDGSSIYTQYPEDNSLRTLQSVQQLQLNDAQTDHEMNCITTKVDEPILNSETDAYIESNKEISSPTQPKTLQQEFSLINMNIPNIEVNTMDAVERSCTVTASNKSYNVILKVNFPANYPYSAQPTFQFCHGTTIDNTTLAKLLKVLKQTAQQRVKKNRSCLEPCLRQLITTLEQTCKKDENESSHLGYDIQDNANFLNSSNMYTNYQDAYIPFPRTSGAKFCCVGILVCFGRASYTRRSSMKPECTTPRALSALGNGIGNGEHFMHMYPNSYVQSNDNIPISSFYFQDRKMNRGLHNTNRMTHRSCCKNYHFMVMIYDASSLFFVNKELAEKYVINITDIPAMCQYNANVAASLERPDLVQAWCLAALVISQPVSNIGQNSCQSPEIDAPWPLHPFGQNLIHSLIQHYANQSDIQMAGMLSCAFSYRLENPDVGQTRLSSKSINVSRLSTGKWWLKHRSGSVMVPQSMQPGGSPYHTIHLADTTLEGWNFQNLKQHRSNSWSDSLDDLKLIQDTFGDSVKNIRLLDEKYTALYDGYKKAYAEVLHRWRLLDARAQVLKHVSTTPLDTHKGVEFQSECQLCGKVSRGPQCISCKRLALECVICHISVRGPSNFCIFCGHGGHTQHLATWFTNQTLCPTGCGCYCLQESSALLKL from the exons ATGAAGTTGGCTCTGCAGAATGGAACCCCACAA agCAATACGCGTATCGAAATACTGTCTCTTACTGGAACTGGTAATTATGACTTACAAACAACAAATAGTCTAAAAGCACATACAAGAGTTGTGAGTGACCTAAACTGGCATCCCAAAGAACCAGATATCATTGCTTCCTGTAGCATTGatacatttatacatatttggGACATAAGAGATCAAAGGAAGCCTTGTTTATCATTATCTGCAGTTG CTGGTTCTTCTCAAGTAAGATGGAACACTCTTTCTCCCAACATGTTGGCTACAGCTCATGATggagatattaaaatatgggatcaaagaaaaggaaatagtCCTATGCAGTACATAGCTGCTCATCTAACAAAA ATACATGGTTTAGATTGGTGTCCATTTCAACAAAATCAATTGGCAACATCTAGTCAAGATTGTACAGTGAAAATTTTTGATATCAGTAATCCACGAAGAGCTGAGAGCATTTTAACAACAAACTCACCCGTATGGAGAGCGAGATACACG CCATTTGGTGAAGGACTGGTAACAATAGTAGTACCGCAGTTACGACGAGGAGAGAATAGTTTGTTATTATGGAATACAACAGACCTCAGTGCTCCTATTTATACTTTTGTAGGACATACTGATGTTGTTCTTGAATTTCAATGGAGACATCAAAAATTGG AAAATAGTGATTTTGAATTAATTACTTGGTCAAAGGATCAATGTTTGAGgatatataaaattgatcCATTTTTAAAGAAA TTATGTGGACATGGGATAGATGATGGTTCATCTATTTATACTCAGTATCCTGAAGATAATAGTTTAA GAACATTACAATCCGTTCAACAGCTACAACTTAATGACGCTCAAACTGATCATGAAATGAATTGTATAACAACAAAAGTTGATGAACCTATATTGAATTCTGAAACAGATGCATATATTGAaagtaataaagaaatatcgtCTCCTACACAACCAAAAACTTTGCAACaagaattttctttaataaatatgaaCATACCAAACATAGAG GTCAATACCATGGATGCTGTGGAACGTAGTTGTACTGTAACAGCATCCAATAAAAGTTACAATGTgatattaaaagtaaatttccCTGCGAACTATCCATATAGTGCGCAACCTACATTCCAATTCTGTCATGGAACAACGATCGACAATACAACATTGGCAAAGTTGTTGAAAGTTTTAAAGCAAACTGCTCAGCAACGCGTTAAAAAAAACAGATCATGTTTAGAACCTTGTCTTAGACAATTAATTACAACATTGGAGCaa ACATGTAAAAAGGATGAGAATGAAAGTAGTCACTTAGGATACGACATTCAAGACAATGCGAATTTCTTAAACTCTTCTAACATGTATACAAATTATCAAGATGCCTACATACCCTTTCCTAGAACATCTGGTGCTAAATTTTGTTGCGTGg GTATACTCGTATGTTTTGGTCGTGCTTCATATACGAGAAGGTCGTCCATGAAACCAGAGTGTACAACACCCAGAGCACTTTCTGCATTAGGAAACGGAATAGGCAATGGAGAACATTTTATGCATATGTATCCAAATTCTTATGTACAGTCAAATGATAATATTCCTataagttctttttattttcaagatcga aaaatgaatcGGGGATTGCATAATACAAATAGAATGACTCATAGATCATGTTGTAAAAACTATCATTTTATGGTAATGATATATGATGCTTCTTCATTGTTTTTCGTCAACAAAGAACTAGCAGAAAAATATGT taTCAATATCACAGATATCCCAGCAATGTGTCAATACAATGCAAATGTAGCTGCATCATTGGAACGTCCTGATTTGGTTCAGGCATGGTGTTTAGCCGCTCTTGTAATATCACAACCAGTTTCAAATATAGGACAAAATTCTTGTCAGTCACCTGAGATTGATGCTCCATGGCCTTTACATCCTTTTGgtcaaaatttaattcattcCTT AATACAGCATTATGCCAATCAATCAGACATTCAAATGGCAGGTATGCTGAGTTGTGCATTTAGTTATCGTTTGGAAAATCCGGACGTTGGTCAGACACGGCTAAGTAGCAAGTCCATTAACGTTAGT AGGCTTTCTACAGGAAAATGGTGGTTAAAG CATCGGAGTGGAAGTGTCATGGTGCCACAAAGCATGCAG cCTGGTGGTTCTCCATATCATACGATTCATCTAGCCGATACCACATTAGAGGGATGGAACTTTCAAAATTTAAAGCAACATCGATCTAACTCGTGGTCCGATTCGCTTgacgatttaaaattaattcaagACACATTCGGGGATTCCGTGAAAAATATTAG GTTGctcgatgaaaaatatactGCTCTCTACGATGGTTATAAAAAAGCATATGCTGAAGTGCTACATAGGTGGCGGTTATTAGATGCACGTGCACAAGTATTGAAGCATGTAAGCACAACTCCGCTGGACACGCACAAAGGCGTCGAATTTCAGAGTGAATGTCAATTGTGTGGTAAAGTTAGCAGAGGACCTCAATGTATAAGTTGTAAACGATTAGCATTGGAATGTGTAATTTGTCATATCTCTGTTAGAG gtCCAAGCAACTTCTGTATATTTTGTGGACATGGGGGACACACGCAACATTTGGCAACGTGGTTCACTAACCAAACATTGTGCCCCACAGGCTGTGGATGTTATTGTTTGCAGGAAAGTTCTGCCCTCTTAAAGTTATAA
- the LOC126864269 gene encoding GATOR complex protein WDR59 isoform X3 — MSKRWGSDYVVTEHRDLQANTMAVDATGNYVLLAGRRCFAIKYLDESADVLKKFQRQSKYEVGSAEWNPTSINCHLCAVSSNTRIEILSLTGTGNYDLQTTNSLKAHTRVVSDLNWHPKEPDIIASCSIDTFIHIWDIRDQRKPCLSLSAVAGSSQVRWNTLSPNMLATAHDGDIKIWDQRKGNSPMQYIAAHLTKIHGLDWCPFQQNQLATSSQDCTVKIFDISNPRRAESILTTNSPVWRARYTPFGEGLVTIVVPQLRRGENSLLLWNTTDLSAPIYTFVGHTDVVLEFQWRHQKLENSDFELITWSKDQCLRIYKIDPFLKKLCGHGIDDGSSIYTQYPEDNSLRTLQSVQQLQLNDAQTDHEMNCITTKVDEPILNSETDAYIESNKEISSPTQPKTLQQEFSLINMNIPNIEVNTMDAVERSCTVTASNKSYNVILKVNFPANYPYSAQPTFQFCHGTTIDNTTLAKLLKVLKQTAQQRVKKNRSCLEPCLRQLITTLEQTCKKDENESSHLGYDIQDNANFLNSSNMYTNYQDAYIPFPRTSGAKFCCVGILVCFGRASYTRRSSMKPECTTPRALSALGNGIGNGEHFMHMYPNSYVQSNDNIPISSFYFQDRKMNRGLHNTNRMTHRSCCKNYHFMVMIYDASSLFFVNKELAEKYVINITDIPAMCQYNANVAASLERPDLVQAWCLAALVISQPVSNIGQNSCQSPEIDAPWPLHPFGQNLIHSLIQHYANQSDIQMAGMLSCAFSYRLENPDVGQTRLSSKSINVSPGGSPYHTIHLADTTLEGWNFQNLKQHRSNSWSDSLDDLKLIQDTFGDSVKNIRLLDEKYTALYDGYKKAYAEVLHRWRLLDARAQVLKHVSTTPLDTHKGVEFQSECQLCGKVSRGPQCISCKRLALECVICHISVRGPSNFCIFCGHGGHTQHLATWFTNQTLCPTGCGCYCLQESSALLKL, encoded by the exons ATGTCAAAACGTTGGGGCAGCGACTATGTCGTTACGGAACACCGTGATTTACAG GCTAATACTATGGCCGTGGATGCAACGGGTAATTATGTATTACTTGCCGG acgCAGATGTTTCGCGATAAAATACCTTGACGAGAGTGCTgacgtattaaaaaaatttcaaagacAAAGTAAATATGAAGTTGGCTCTGCAGAATGGAACCCCACAAGTATAAATTGTCATCTATGCGCTGTATCG agCAATACGCGTATCGAAATACTGTCTCTTACTGGAACTGGTAATTATGACTTACAAACAACAAATAGTCTAAAAGCACATACAAGAGTTGTGAGTGACCTAAACTGGCATCCCAAAGAACCAGATATCATTGCTTCCTGTAGCATTGatacatttatacatatttggGACATAAGAGATCAAAGGAAGCCTTGTTTATCATTATCTGCAGTTG CTGGTTCTTCTCAAGTAAGATGGAACACTCTTTCTCCCAACATGTTGGCTACAGCTCATGATggagatattaaaatatgggatcaaagaaaaggaaatagtCCTATGCAGTACATAGCTGCTCATCTAACAAAA ATACATGGTTTAGATTGGTGTCCATTTCAACAAAATCAATTGGCAACATCTAGTCAAGATTGTACAGTGAAAATTTTTGATATCAGTAATCCACGAAGAGCTGAGAGCATTTTAACAACAAACTCACCCGTATGGAGAGCGAGATACACG CCATTTGGTGAAGGACTGGTAACAATAGTAGTACCGCAGTTACGACGAGGAGAGAATAGTTTGTTATTATGGAATACAACAGACCTCAGTGCTCCTATTTATACTTTTGTAGGACATACTGATGTTGTTCTTGAATTTCAATGGAGACATCAAAAATTGG AAAATAGTGATTTTGAATTAATTACTTGGTCAAAGGATCAATGTTTGAGgatatataaaattgatcCATTTTTAAAGAAA TTATGTGGACATGGGATAGATGATGGTTCATCTATTTATACTCAGTATCCTGAAGATAATAGTTTAA GAACATTACAATCCGTTCAACAGCTACAACTTAATGACGCTCAAACTGATCATGAAATGAATTGTATAACAACAAAAGTTGATGAACCTATATTGAATTCTGAAACAGATGCATATATTGAaagtaataaagaaatatcgtCTCCTACACAACCAAAAACTTTGCAACaagaattttctttaataaatatgaaCATACCAAACATAGAG GTCAATACCATGGATGCTGTGGAACGTAGTTGTACTGTAACAGCATCCAATAAAAGTTACAATGTgatattaaaagtaaatttccCTGCGAACTATCCATATAGTGCGCAACCTACATTCCAATTCTGTCATGGAACAACGATCGACAATACAACATTGGCAAAGTTGTTGAAAGTTTTAAAGCAAACTGCTCAGCAACGCGTTAAAAAAAACAGATCATGTTTAGAACCTTGTCTTAGACAATTAATTACAACATTGGAGCaa ACATGTAAAAAGGATGAGAATGAAAGTAGTCACTTAGGATACGACATTCAAGACAATGCGAATTTCTTAAACTCTTCTAACATGTATACAAATTATCAAGATGCCTACATACCCTTTCCTAGAACATCTGGTGCTAAATTTTGTTGCGTGg GTATACTCGTATGTTTTGGTCGTGCTTCATATACGAGAAGGTCGTCCATGAAACCAGAGTGTACAACACCCAGAGCACTTTCTGCATTAGGAAACGGAATAGGCAATGGAGAACATTTTATGCATATGTATCCAAATTCTTATGTACAGTCAAATGATAATATTCCTataagttctttttattttcaagatcga aaaatgaatcGGGGATTGCATAATACAAATAGAATGACTCATAGATCATGTTGTAAAAACTATCATTTTATGGTAATGATATATGATGCTTCTTCATTGTTTTTCGTCAACAAAGAACTAGCAGAAAAATATGT taTCAATATCACAGATATCCCAGCAATGTGTCAATACAATGCAAATGTAGCTGCATCATTGGAACGTCCTGATTTGGTTCAGGCATGGTGTTTAGCCGCTCTTGTAATATCACAACCAGTTTCAAATATAGGACAAAATTCTTGTCAGTCACCTGAGATTGATGCTCCATGGCCTTTACATCCTTTTGgtcaaaatttaattcattcCTT AATACAGCATTATGCCAATCAATCAGACATTCAAATGGCAGGTATGCTGAGTTGTGCATTTAGTTATCGTTTGGAAAATCCGGACGTTGGTCAGACACGGCTAAGTAGCAAGTCCATTAACGTTAGT cCTGGTGGTTCTCCATATCATACGATTCATCTAGCCGATACCACATTAGAGGGATGGAACTTTCAAAATTTAAAGCAACATCGATCTAACTCGTGGTCCGATTCGCTTgacgatttaaaattaattcaagACACATTCGGGGATTCCGTGAAAAATATTAG GTTGctcgatgaaaaatatactGCTCTCTACGATGGTTATAAAAAAGCATATGCTGAAGTGCTACATAGGTGGCGGTTATTAGATGCACGTGCACAAGTATTGAAGCATGTAAGCACAACTCCGCTGGACACGCACAAAGGCGTCGAATTTCAGAGTGAATGTCAATTGTGTGGTAAAGTTAGCAGAGGACCTCAATGTATAAGTTGTAAACGATTAGCATTGGAATGTGTAATTTGTCATATCTCTGTTAGAG gtCCAAGCAACTTCTGTATATTTTGTGGACATGGGGGACACACGCAACATTTGGCAACGTGGTTCACTAACCAAACATTGTGCCCCACAGGCTGTGGATGTTATTGTTTGCAGGAAAGTTCTGCCCTCTTAAAGTTATAA